In one Arthrobacter jinronghuae genomic region, the following are encoded:
- a CDS encoding winged helix-turn-helix transcriptional regulator gives MSHILLLTNSSGSSVNVLPALELLNHKVHVVPAEPTALLDTDPSDVILVDARRDLVGARSLTQLLKATGLGTPLILILTEGGMAAVAPNWLADDVILDSAGPAELEARLRLASARGAGAVEAPSTEIRASGVVIDEASYTARVNGTALNLTYKEFELLKYLAQHPGRVFTRDQLLHEVWGYDYYGGTRTVDVHVRRLRAKLGPDHETLIGTVRNVGYRFTRSRAETTAAASQDA, from the coding sequence ATGTCGCACATTTTGCTTCTTACCAACAGCTCGGGTTCCTCGGTCAACGTCCTGCCCGCCCTGGAACTCCTGAACCACAAGGTCCACGTTGTGCCGGCGGAACCTACGGCCCTTCTGGACACCGATCCCAGTGACGTCATCCTGGTGGATGCCCGCAGGGATCTCGTCGGCGCGCGGTCCCTGACCCAGCTGCTGAAGGCCACGGGCCTGGGCACTCCGCTTATCCTTATCCTCACGGAAGGCGGGATGGCTGCGGTCGCCCCCAACTGGCTCGCTGACGATGTCATCCTCGATTCCGCCGGCCCGGCCGAGCTCGAAGCGCGGCTCCGCCTGGCGTCGGCCCGCGGCGCCGGCGCAGTCGAGGCTCCTTCAACCGAGATCCGCGCCTCCGGCGTCGTTATTGATGAGGCCAGCTACACGGCCCGCGTGAACGGCACGGCCCTGAACCTCACCTATAAGGAGTTCGAACTCCTTAAATACCTGGCGCAGCATCCCGGCCGCGTCTTTACCCGCGACCAGCTGCTCCACGAGGTGTGGGGCTACGACTACTACGGCGGCACCCGGACCGTGGATGTCCATGTACGGCGGCTGCGGGCCAAGCTGGGGCCGGACCACGAGACGCTGATCGGTACGGTGCGGAATGTCGGTTACCGGTTCACCCGCTCGCGGGCGGAAACCACGGCAGCCGCCAGCCAGGACGCCTGA
- the mshD gene encoding mycothiol synthase: MSEEPQTAWPVVETRGTPEPAALADILQLASAAQDSDGNPPLSEQTLVDLRSPDADPDTLSVFTTYANDSGSDTGSGQWLAGVAVLVSETPQDAGVLELVVHPNYRNQGVGTALAAAVQDAVRANSSEGDGDPRPAAWSHGNHEAAVELAARFGYRPVRDLWKMRLSRSNASLPETRFPAGVSVRPFEPGQDEQAWLDVNAAAFAHHPEQGSMSLADLQARMDEDWFDPAGFLLAVDDEGTILGFHWTKVHPGTGGHPPIGEVYVVGVSPEAQGRGLGKALTVAGIQHLHAAGLDAVMLYVDADNTAAVALYRRLGFVRWDQDVMYAPA; encoded by the coding sequence ATGAGTGAAGAACCGCAGACAGCCTGGCCCGTAGTCGAGACCCGTGGCACGCCCGAGCCCGCCGCCCTCGCCGATATCCTGCAGCTGGCGTCCGCCGCGCAGGACTCGGACGGCAATCCGCCGCTGTCCGAGCAGACGCTCGTGGACCTGCGCTCCCCCGACGCCGATCCGGACACTCTCTCCGTCTTCACCACCTACGCCAATGACTCCGGTTCCGACACCGGCAGCGGGCAATGGCTGGCCGGCGTCGCCGTCCTCGTATCCGAAACCCCGCAGGATGCGGGAGTGCTGGAACTGGTGGTACACCCGAACTACCGAAACCAGGGCGTCGGCACGGCCCTTGCCGCGGCAGTGCAGGATGCAGTGCGGGCCAACTCCTCCGAGGGCGACGGCGATCCCCGGCCCGCTGCCTGGTCGCATGGAAACCATGAGGCGGCAGTGGAGCTTGCCGCCCGCTTCGGCTACCGTCCCGTCCGTGACCTGTGGAAGATGCGCCTGAGCCGGTCCAATGCCTCGCTGCCCGAAACCCGGTTCCCTGCCGGGGTATCGGTGCGTCCCTTTGAACCCGGCCAGGATGAGCAGGCCTGGCTGGACGTCAACGCCGCCGCCTTTGCCCACCACCCGGAGCAGGGGTCCATGAGCCTTGCCGATCTTCAGGCCCGCATGGACGAGGATTGGTTTGACCCGGCCGGTTTCCTCCTGGCCGTGGACGACGAAGGCACGATCCTCGGTTTCCACTGGACCAAGGTCCACCCCGGCACCGGCGGGCACCCGCCCATCGGCGAGGTGTATGTGGTCGGCGTCAGCCCCGAGGCGCAGGGCCGGGGACTGGGCAAAGCCCTGACGGTAGCCGGAATCCAGCATCTCCACGCCGCGGGACTGGATGCCGTCATGCTGTACGTCGACGCCGACAACACCGCCGCCGTCGCCCTGTACCGCCGGCTCGGCTTCGTCCGCTGGGACCAGGACGTGATGTACGCACCCGCATAG
- a CDS encoding RNA degradosome polyphosphate kinase, with amino-acid sequence MSFDTDAEPRSTFGSAEAMSAPRATQDRIDIPDFGPALVPSGDITPERFLDREISWLHFNARVLELAEDPELYLLERVNFLSIFASNLDEFFMVRVAGLKRRIATGLAVPSAAGQSPIEQLEEIVAAGYRLQQRHADVFASQIRPALAEEQIYLVSWDELDDAAKASLHKQFAAKVFPILTPLAVDPAHPFPYISGLSLNLAVVVRNPVSGKEFFARVKVPDQLPRLISVDGPRAGNVAGRTARFIALEDIIAQHLDQLFPGMDVIEHYTFRVTRNEDLEVEEDDAENLLQALEKELLRRRFGPPVRLEVTPEMNPNIRELLERELGVESDEVYVLPAPLDLRGLSPISRIDRPDLHYPKQVPHTNRHLKESETSKPANVFAAMRRRDILLHHPYDSFSTSVQAFLEQAAADPRVQAIKQTLYRTSGDSPIVDALIDAAEAGKQVLALVEIKARFDEQANISWARKLEQAGVHVVYGIVGLKTHCKLSLVVRQEVDGLRRYCHIGTGNYHPRTARYYEDLGLLTANEQVGEDLTKLFNQLSGYAPKSTFKRLLVAPRSVRSGLIDRIEREIANKKAGLAARVIIKVNSMVDEAIIDSLYRASQAGVQVDVIVRGICSVRPGVPGLSENITVRSVLGRFLEHSRVFAFANGGDPVVFIGSADMMHRNLDRRVEALVQLVARDDVADLIALMDRYMDPGTASWHLDPEGTWIRHSKDEEGNPLQDVQSWLLASRSRQRSVARR; translated from the coding sequence ATGAGTTTCGATACCGACGCAGAGCCCCGCTCGACCTTCGGGTCCGCAGAGGCGATGTCGGCACCGCGGGCCACCCAGGACCGCATCGACATCCCGGACTTCGGCCCTGCCCTTGTTCCGAGCGGAGATATCACGCCGGAACGGTTCCTGGACCGGGAGATCAGCTGGCTGCATTTCAACGCCAGGGTCCTGGAACTCGCCGAAGACCCTGAGCTGTACCTGTTGGAACGGGTGAACTTCCTGTCCATCTTCGCCTCCAATCTCGACGAGTTCTTCATGGTCCGGGTTGCCGGCCTCAAGCGCCGCATTGCCACCGGCCTGGCGGTCCCCTCCGCTGCAGGCCAGAGCCCGATCGAACAGCTCGAGGAAATCGTGGCAGCGGGCTACCGGCTGCAGCAGCGCCATGCGGACGTCTTCGCCAGCCAGATCCGGCCGGCCCTGGCGGAAGAGCAGATCTACCTGGTCAGCTGGGACGAACTGGACGACGCCGCCAAGGCGAGCCTGCACAAGCAGTTCGCGGCGAAGGTCTTCCCCATCCTGACCCCCCTTGCCGTAGACCCGGCACACCCCTTCCCTTACATTTCCGGCCTCTCCCTGAATCTGGCAGTGGTGGTCCGCAACCCGGTCAGCGGCAAGGAATTCTTTGCACGCGTAAAGGTCCCGGACCAGCTCCCCCGCCTCATCTCCGTGGACGGCCCCCGCGCGGGCAACGTGGCGGGGCGCACGGCCCGGTTCATCGCGCTGGAAGACATCATTGCCCAGCACCTGGACCAGCTCTTCCCGGGCATGGACGTTATTGAGCACTACACCTTCCGCGTCACCCGCAACGAAGACCTCGAGGTGGAAGAGGACGACGCCGAGAACCTCCTGCAGGCCCTGGAAAAGGAGCTGCTGCGCCGCCGCTTCGGTCCTCCCGTGCGCCTGGAAGTCACCCCGGAGATGAACCCGAATATCCGGGAACTGCTCGAACGCGAGCTGGGCGTGGAATCGGACGAGGTCTACGTCCTTCCCGCGCCGCTGGACCTCCGCGGCCTTTCCCCGATCAGCCGGATCGACCGGCCGGACCTGCACTACCCGAAGCAGGTGCCGCACACCAACCGCCACCTGAAGGAGTCCGAGACTTCGAAGCCGGCAAACGTGTTCGCGGCCATGCGCCGTCGGGACATCCTCCTGCACCATCCGTACGATTCCTTCTCGACATCCGTGCAGGCGTTCCTGGAGCAGGCCGCCGCCGATCCGCGGGTGCAGGCGATCAAGCAGACGCTGTACCGCACCTCCGGCGATTCGCCCATCGTTGACGCCCTGATCGACGCCGCCGAGGCCGGCAAGCAGGTCCTGGCACTGGTGGAAATCAAGGCCCGGTTCGACGAACAGGCCAACATTTCCTGGGCACGCAAGCTCGAGCAGGCCGGCGTGCACGTGGTGTACGGCATCGTGGGCCTGAAGACGCACTGCAAGCTGTCCCTGGTGGTCCGGCAGGAAGTGGACGGACTGCGCCGCTACTGCCACATCGGCACGGGCAACTACCATCCGCGCACCGCCCGCTACTACGAGGATCTGGGCCTGCTCACCGCCAATGAGCAGGTGGGCGAGGACCTGACGAAGCTATTCAACCAGCTCTCCGGCTACGCGCCGAAGTCCACTTTCAAGCGGCTGCTCGTGGCTCCGCGCTCGGTCCGGTCCGGACTGATTGACCGGATTGAGCGCGAGATTGCGAACAAGAAGGCCGGCCTCGCCGCGCGGGTGATCATCAAGGTCAACTCCATGGTGGACGAGGCGATCATCGACTCCCTCTACCGTGCCTCCCAGGCGGGGGTCCAGGTGGACGTCATTGTCCGCGGTATCTGCTCGGTCCGTCCGGGCGTACCCGGCCTGAGCGAGAACATCACCGTACGCTCGGTGCTGGGCCGCTTCCTGGAACACTCCCGGGTGTTCGCCTTCGCCAACGGCGGAGACCCGGTGGTCTTCATCGGATCCGCGGACATGATGCACCGCAACCTGGACCGCCGGGTGGAGGCCCTGGTCCAGCTGGTGGCCCGCGACGACGTCGCCGATCTGATCGCCCTGATGGACCGGTACATGGACCCCGGCACGGCGAGTTGGCATCTGGACCCGGAAGGCACCTGGATCCGCCACAGCAAGGACGAGGAAG